ACGCAAGGACGGTCGAAGCCCACACCGCCGCCGGCGCCACCACCAGCAcgaaccaccaccaccactgcACCGCCACCCTCCACCAGTCGACCGCCACAGCAAGGGGCGGCTGCCCGCAGCCCATGCCGCCCCGCGGCCCGTACCTCGCGAGGGCCAGATCCACGCGCCTCATCGGCCGTAGAACCCGCGCGCCCCGCCTGCTGAAGATGACGCAGCCGGCCACCACGAGTACTCCGCCACCAGGACGCCTGACGCGAGGCTGAAGGCCGCCTCCaccctccggcgccggcgagccGCCGTGCTGCACCGCCCGTCGGCCCGCGATGCACCCCCGCCCGCCGCCAAGATCCACGCCGAGGAAGCCGAGCGAGGGGACGAGaggatctccgccgccgccggcggcgaCCGGGCTTCGCCCGGCCGTGCCCTTGGGCAGCGACGAGGGAGGAGGGAGAGGTGGAGGtggggctggggcggcggcgACTTAGGGTTCCCCCTCGGTCGCGCGCGGGGTGacgcgaggaggagggaggggagTTCGCCGCTTCGTAGCAATTTCTTTATACAAATTATATTAACCGTGCAGGTCAACATCATGCAGGGAGAAGTTGAGGAAAGAACACAAGCGAGACAAGATATTCCAGACCTAGTAAGTGCCGTCGGATTCATTTCTGTTATCGGAGCTCAGCTATCAAACTTCTGTAGCTCGAACACTTGATTTTAGTTTGTGTAACTACTCCGTACTTTTCATGTACTACTATACTATACCTTGAAGTTTATGTTTTCTGCCCTCGTCGTGATTCTGAATTTCCGAGGCGAGGAACGGCTCGGTTGTGGAAAGATGACTCATCCTTGGCCCTTTCTGTTCTGGTCTGTCACGATCCAAGAAGTGTAGCTACCATTCATGCTCTCCGACCCCGATTCTTACTCGCCAATCCACCAAAAGCGCGAGCCCCACGTACAAAAATTGCGACCGACGACGACTTTCCCCACCTCCCACCTCCCCACTAACCCAACCTCCTTCCACCCACGCAGTCCCATGGCGAGCGCGGCGCAGGAGCTCGACGTCCAGGACCTCCGCCTGCAGGAGCTCATCCGGGGCTCCATGCCGGACCGGCCGCCGTCCTCGTCGTCGTCCCGCGTGCCGCCGCTCAGCGACGACGAGATCGGCCGGTTCCACTGCGCGGTCTGCATGGAGCCCAAGCTGGTGTTCGACCGGTTCCGCGCCACGCCGGCCTGCGCGCACGACTTCTGCGTCGCCTGCGTCGTGGCCCACATCGAGGCCCGCGTCGCGGACGGCGCCGTGCCCGTGCCCTGCCCGGCGGCCGGGGCCGGCTGCCCCGGCGCCATGCACCCGGAGGCCTGCAAGAAGCTGCTCCACATGGACGTGTTCGACGCCTGGTGCGTCGCGCTCTGCGAGCGCGCCGTCGGGCCGGCCCGCGCGCGCTGCCCCTACCGGTACTGCGGCGAGCTCGTGGTGCTCGACGCCGGctgcggcgccgccgtcggcgagGTGCCCGAGGAGGCGACCTGCCCCGGCTGCTCGCGCGCCTTCTGCCTGCTGTGCGAGGAGCCCTGGGACGACCGCCACGACGGCGGCCAGGGGTGCGCGCTCGACCGGCTCGCCGTGGGGTGCAGCTGGATGCGCTGCCCGAGCTGCCGCGCCATGATCGACCGGATCGACGGCTGCAAGACCATGCTGTGCAGGTAAAACTAAACTAACCGTGGTAACAACTTACTGCTGGCTACTCCCTCCGTACCATAATATAAAAACATTTTTAACAGAACGAGTACTTCTTAAATTGACTTTCACCTGCAAGTTTCCTCCTCAGTTAAATCTTCAAACCTGCTTAAGATTATGAACCAAGGTTTGTGCGACTTTTTCTGATGGCCATTTCAATCAATGAAGGAGGATTGTCAAACGCAGCTGTTGCTTAGAATTTGGTTATTCAATTTTGGAGGACACTGTCTGAATTGCTGTCCCTTTCACTGTGAACCATTCATTGTGATCTCTAGTCTTCGCAGGAGCATCTATAAATACGTAGACTTGAGTTGACTAATGACTTGAAAAACCTTGTTGACTTGACCGACGACGACGACAGCATATGAGTTCCATTTTTCAGATCAGCGCGGATCGGTTCCCCGGTTCCATTTCATATGACAAAACCAATGTTAACAAACACCAAGATTCAGAACCCCAACCAAAAACATGAAGGCAAATTTCTCTGAGTCTGTCATTACTAGTGACAATTTCTCTGAGTATGTACTCCTCTGTAAATTAATATAAAAACGTTTAGATCATTAAAATAATAATCTAAATGCTCTTATGTTAGTTTAAATAGTGATttaaacgcttttatattagtttacagagggagaaCTGAATCTTTGTCGGCTCTTGTGATCCACAGGTGTGGCTCCGTCTTCTGCTACGGCTGCGGCTCGTCTCGGGCAGAGGGGATGTGCAGATGCTATGCTTCGCGACGGGAGGATTTCATACCACTCGACGCCGGCTTTGAGCTCGTCGGGGCCGGGCCAAGCGCTGGCCTATCCTCGACTCTCAGCAAGGATGCGGTCATGTAAATGCTTTTCAGTTGATGGTTGTTGAACTGATCGAGTTAGCAGTGCTGAACTCTTGAGTGAGGAAGCCAAACAGAGGACTACAGTGGTACATATATATTTTTGTTTCCCCTTCCATTCTCTTGTATGTATGTATTGCTATTGTGCTTCATGCTGCGGTGGATTGTGATATTGGAGCATGTCCAACAGACGCGCGTTAAAAAGGTTTTGTAGTGCTTAAATAGTATTTTTGCGTGCGGGAGGTTTATCAGATGCATAAAAACACGACGCCCAACCCGGCAACCCCACATGCAGCAGCCCGCGCAGATAAGCCGGTGCCACAAATTTGCAGCTCCACAGCCCGTGTGCATTAAATTTACAGCTTCGTTTTTGTGCGTGCGCTATTTTACAGCTTCTGCTGGAGCGTTGTTTTTGGGCGCAGGCACCAAAAAGCTATGTTTTTTGTGCATGCATTTTATTTGACGcgtctgttggagatgctcttcttGGCAACTTCCAGAGATGGAAAAGATGAACACTTTCCGgcaagaaaaaatagaaaaaagaatAGAAAGATGATAACTGCCGTATGGCATTCCCCCACTGGAACAGGTTTTTTTTTAGCAAACACCACTATAACAGTTTTTTTAGGGGTACCACTGGAACAGGTGCAGAAAGGAGAGAAGTTCATCTTCTCGGGCCTTTCCAGCCCATTTGCTGATTTATCTACAAGCAAATGAGGCCCAGGCGCTCAGGCCTTTCGGGAATACGTACCGGAGCAATACGCCACGGCGTTGCTCGCCCGGCAAAGGCTTTGCCGTCTGTTTGCCGACGGTCTCCCGCCACCGCGCAGTCGGCAAACCCCCGGCTGCAATCTGCAATGCCCCCCCAAACCCTACATAGCCCGGCTTACCCCTCCATTTGCGCCTCCATCCTCCGCGCCCTCTTCCACTCGCGCCGCCGCTCGTCCCCGCGTCCGAGCCTGCTGTTTAGGAAGCTCGCACTCGCATCGCACGTTCGAAGAAGAAACCGACCGGCACTCAGGTCAGTTCGCCGCCATTTGTGCTGCTCGGAGCGGCAGATCTGCTCGTGTTCCCGCAATGGTTCGGTTTCTGACTGACCTTACAATCATGTGTGGCGTGCGGCgcagggagagagagggaggcccggcgacgaTGGCGGAAGACCGCAGCTGGATGTACACGGGCCGCCAGAGCAGGAAGAAGTTCACCCCCGAGTGGTTGGAGAAGACGACCGAGTTCGTGGAGCGCGCCTTCCGCATCCTCCCGCCGAGGCGCCAGGCCGTCGTGCTGTGCCCCTGCGCTCGCTGCGAGTTCAGGCTGTACAGATCGAAGGACGAGATTCAGCTGCATCTGTTCAAGAACGGGTTCGCGCCAGGGTACACGGTGTGGGTGTACCACGGCGAGCGACGCAACCCCCAGCCTGCTAAGCCGTCCGACGACCGCCCCAAAGAGAATGGCGATCTCAACGGGAAGAAGGAtggcgccggcggcggcgagcaAGCGTCGAAATCAGCGCAGGTTTGGTTCTGAACATCTGAGCGGGGTTTCAGAAACCGTAGCTTAAACAGGGGAGGTTTCAGCAGCGGTTACTGACATTTGCAGGGGACCAAGAAGTGGGCGTGTGCAAGAGGAAAGCCACCAAAGAAGGATCAACTGTGGGCGCGGGCTGCCGCGCAGGGAGAGGGAGGCCCCGCGACGATGGCGGAAGACCGCAGCTGGATGTACACGGGCCGCCAGAGCAGGGACTCGATCACCCCCGAGTGGGTGGAGAAGACGACCGAGTTCGTGGAGCGCGCCTTCCGCGGCGTCCCGCCGGAGCGCCTGGGCGTGGGCATGCTGTGCCCCTGCGCGCGCTGCCGCAACCGCAACAGGCGGCCGAGGACCAAGTACGCCATGCAGCTGGATCTGGGCAGGAACGGCTTCATGCCAGGGTACACGGTGTGGGTGCACCACGGCGAGGGCCACAACCCCCAGCCGGCGAAGCCATCCGACGACCACCCCGAAGAGAATCTTGATGGCGCCGGTGGTGGCGAGCAAGTGTCGAAGCCGCAGGTCTGGTTCTGAACATCTGAGGGGTTTCAGAAACTGTAGCTTAAACAGGGGAGGTTTCAGAAATTCAGAAGCTGTGAACGCCCCAGGAGGTTACTGACATTGTGTACTTGCCATTGCATTTGCAGGGGACTAAGGAGTGGGAAATGCCCTTGCTTGAGGCGTATGCAAGAAGCAAGCTACCAAAAGAGGATCAAATTAAGTGGAGCTACCAGAAATACCTGTGGGAGCAAGAGAAAACCAAGCAGCACCAGCAACAGAGTGCACCAAAGGCAAAGAGGCTGGTGAGTTTACCTGCCTTACTGACATTGCAGTGTAATTACTTAGTAGAAACCATCAAACTAGCGTTGCTTGTCCTGTATGAAGGCTGTGAACTAGAGTAGAAACATGGTTTGATGTGTTTGCTCTCTACACCTTAACTAGAGGGGTGCAGGGTAGCACAAATTTTCAGCAATGGCCGCCCAACTTCATGCTTTGCTCGCGCTGTGTGGAATGGGCGGGCGGCTTAACTGCTTCAAGCCTGAAATGCAACTTTGGGAAGAGCAACTTGTTGCATTGTTTCCTGTCAGCAGTTATTTAGACTCTGTTGCTAGCAAATTCTGTACTGCTGAATGCTGATAGAGGCAATCTTCTTCAATATAATGGTATAATTAGcatagttttaaatagccggCTATAGCCTCGTTATAGCTCCGCTATAGCTGTTTGAGCATGTTGTCGCTAAATGATTTCATGTACAATTTGCCGCTATAGCCTCGCTATAGCCCAGCTATAGCTGTTTTTAAGGGTCGCCGCTATATGCCATAGCACGCTATTTAAAACATTGATAATTAGAGATACAACACCTTCCCCATTTCATGTTTTTCCTGAAACTTCTTTTAGCCTCCAATGCTGTTCTATTGGGAGAAAGAAACGTGTTTGCCAGCTCTAGAAGACCACACACCATTTGGCTGTTGGTACACAGTGCTATATGAATGTTCTAAAGGCATTCGACTTTGAGGACGATCCTCTTGCTTGAGGATAGAGGATCAGCATGCAAGTAGTAATagcatgtcttcttgctaaaatcTCAGATGGGTTTGTTATTGATTAGTAGTAGCACAGAGTACACATTATTGGCTTTTCTCTGACGTACAGTTGCACGAATTCCTGCACTTTTTTTAACTGACGAATATCTACACTTAATAGCATATGCAACTTGTTAAAACTATGTGACACGTTTCACTTTCCATGCATATGCATATGCCGTAGCGCACCTCTGGTTCGTCCACTGCCAAGCCTGCTGAAGATGAAGGGCGCAATGTCAGCGTCAACGTCCCGGAGCCTGAACTTGAAGATACAGCAACGTCAACAGCTAATCCGGCAACGACAGACAACGCGTGTGGAGTTCAAATCCCAGCTGGACGGAATTCCGTGTAACGACTACCTCCTTTAGCTCCTCATGTACTTGGCGGTTAAGAAATGGGCGGCTTAATCAGCTAGTTAATCTTCTTCTAGATCTCTCCTGCCGGCGTAGTTTTGGGCCTACTGGTGGTCGTCGGCATGCCTCGGCTGTAAGCGTGGTGTACTGCACTTTCAGTAGTTTAATTTGCTTCCAGAGAATTTCTTTGTTTCCCCATGGATGACATACAATGCCCCATAGTTCGCTGGAATGTGCGCGGCCTGAACTCGCTGGTAAAGCGGTCGGCAATCCGTGAGGTCGCCGGCGCCCGTAGAAAAGCGATCCTTTGCCTGCGAGACAAGAAAATTGAAACGTGGGATCGACAGTTTGTTAGAGAAGTAGGGGGGCTGTGTCAATTTTCTGGGATGACACAGTCGTGTCTGTGCCATCGCATAGGATAGGAATCTACTCCATTACGGCGCAAGTTATGGTAATTAGTTAGATCGGCTAAAATCTTCTGGCTAACCATCGTGTATGGGCCAACAGACGACGCATCTAAAGATCAGTTCCTCCTCGAGCTAGTAAGGGCCCGTTCGGAAGTCTGCTGGCTTCCCAAAGTGGCCAGCTTCTCGGGAAGGCAGCGCTAGCCAGCTTCTTGGCGGAGCCAGCGATGCGTTCGGCACTTCGGCAGTGCGCGGCTGCTCTCTAGCTCCCGTCTACATGGGCCAGCAGCCCAGGAAGCAAGCATAAAGCCCAGTTAGGTGGTTTCTCGTACGGGAGAGAACGTATCGGTGACAGAAACATATCGATCGAACCGGTACGCTGCCTCAGAGTTCACTTGGTGGTGGCATATCTGGTAATTACGTCCAACTCTGCCTCCTTCCATTTTTGAAGCTAGGTTCGACCCGCTTCTCGTTTATGCACTACGAGGGCAGTTCGCTCCGCGAAGCTGGCTTTCAGGAGCTGCCGCGTTCGGGACGACTCCACGTGCTGACCAAAGAAGCTGGGAGTAGGAGAGGATCCGAACGGGGCCTAAGTAGTGCGCCACCCGCCTGCGAGCCGTGGCTCATCAACGATGATTTCAACGCAATCTATGAGGCTCGGGACAAAGACAACCTTAACATCAACCGCCACATCATGGGTAGGTTTAGGACGGCGATCGACACGGCTGCTCTTCGAGAGATAAAATGCAAGAACCATAGATTCAGTTGGAGTAACGAGCACGAGGTTCCCACACTCGTAAGTATCAACAAGTTTTTCTGCAACATTGCCTGGGAAACCATcttcccctccttcctcctcatGGTTGCATCGACATCTTACTTGGATCGCTGCGCACTCCTGCTCAACGGCGCGACATGCTAGGTTCAGATTCGACAGCTTCTGGCCTAATGACGGTGTTATACACCGGGGTGGCTCACATAAGGGTGCCTAATAATTAATTAATTGCATTAAGGACTCGGCTTCCAGATTGATTCATCACAAAAAAAAACCTATTTAATTGGATGTAATTAATCACATATGTAATTTACTGTCTGCCTAATTAATTATATTAATAACTTGATTTCTAATCGATTGGGTGTTCGATTTCAATATAATTTTGCATTAATGGTTGCGTCCCAACGATGACTACGTATGCATTCCCCTTAATTTTCAATTGATTCAGTTCAGTTGCCATATTATTTTTTACATCTCTACTCCTAAAGTCTCAACAAGGTAGTTGTTCGCTAGTTTCGTTTGTTACCTCCCACGCATGACCAGATCTCGATCCCATCGATTTTTTACCCCACCTGTTTTCATGGACTTTTTTACCCGGCCCACCTCCTGTTTCTGGTCTATACCGATTTTTGGCTTATTAATCTCAGATGTGCACATCACCTCTCCAATCAACAAAAATTCCACGCACGTATGTCTCCTCAACCCGATCTCTCCTTCCCCATTCCAAACCCTAGCAGAGGCTAGCACGCATGTCTCCACTTCCCCCTCCCACATCTTCCTCGTCCGTGGCCGCCGCCTCGTGACCCCCCTCCGTCGGACAAAAGGAGCCCCTCTGTGTCGGAACAAAGTAGGTGGGTCATGGTGGACCATTGCCGGAGCCAGAGCAGAGAGACGGGGTGGAGGAGATGAGGAGGACGGGGAAGGATTCACGTCTGGCTAAAAACAATGCCATTGATAGCTAGTGACTGCTGCGGTCATCGCGCGGCATGATTTGTAGCCGCGTCCGGTGGGCAGCAGCCCCCATCGTCGCTGCCGCCGCGCTGGTGCTCCAGCAGGCGGCCGTCTTGGCACTGTGCCTCGGCTGCCGCGGGTGCGATGCCGCCGTAGTGGCCAACGAGAAGCCAAATTACCGGGGAGACGATGTCGAAGAGCCTTCTCTACTTAGATGCACATCGGTCGGGGCGGCTTTAGGTACAACCAACGCATGAGGTGGCGCGGGCATTCGGGGATCATCTGTAGCAGGGCTTGGACCTCGTTGCGGGTACTACGGCGAGCAGGTAAGTTCGGCCCGCCCTTGGCCTTCACCGTTACCACACACCACATGCGCGAGGCCATCGAGTGGGGCACCAACCATGTTCATCTACCCAATCGCTTCTCCCCTCTCTACAAATGCACATCTTTCCCTTCTCCATCTTTCTTTTGTGTAGCTTGAGCAACATGGTACCCCTTATCTTAGCCACCCATTTTTGCATCGCGATCCGTGCAGGCACATTTATCATTTTTGTTTCTCTCAAACGAAACAACGTATAAACTTGAAACTTTGCAGGACAACAAAACAATCTAATTActatgtgggaattttttttagattttttcATGCATTTAAAATGCTAAAAATTATTTTTTAATTAAAAATCCTCATTTTATATATTTATGTTGGTTCAAAAAATCTGAAAGTTTTTTCACACATTAAAGTTGTAAAGTTTGTTTGATCTGCAAAGTTTGAAGTCCATATGTTCTTTCATTTGAgaaaaacaaaaaagagaaatttCCTTGTTGCAAGTTAGTTGGAGAGTACGGATCTTAAATCAATGTTGAAGGGTTGAAGATAAGAGATTTCATATAGCTCGACCTACAGAGGAACTTTATCAATATTATTTTCATCTTGATCTGGTCCGTAACTTGAATATAGTTTTTTTGTTAGGATCACAAGCATGGTGTTCAATAACAAATTGTCTTGCTACGTTTGCGATTTTTAGTTTGTAGATTATGCAAGGGCTCCCTGACCAGTATGTAGTTGCAGGAAACTCGAAGCCCTAGCCACAGTTTCGAGGATGGCTAATTCAGTGACCGTGTGAAGAATGTTATTCAGAAATATAGTGTCACGATGCACTGGGCGTTGCACAACAAGGATACTTGTTGGGGAGGGGGCGGAGTGAATGATTTGTTGTACCAGCTCTCCCAATAATGGTGATTCACGGATTATTTGTTTGTCATCTGTTTTATTTCTCGAACTTGGACAAGATGATataaatgttggggaacgtagtaatttttcgaaaatttcctacgcacacgcaggatcatggtgatgcatagcaatgagaggggagagtgtcgtccacgtaccctcgtagaccgttaagcggaagcgttatgacaacgcggttgatgtagttgtacgtcttcacgatcgactgatcctcagtaccgaacgtacggcacctccgcattcagcacacgttcagcttggtgacgtcccgcgaactcacgatccagtagagctcggggaagagtttcttcagcacgacggcgtggtgacgatgttgatgaagctaccgcagcagggcttcgcctaaacaccgctacagtatgaccgaggtggattatggtggaaggggggcaccgcacacggctggaagagatctttgtgatcagcttgagtgtctagaggtgcccccctacccttgtatataaaggagcaagggggaggccggtcggcccttgttggcgcgcctaggaggaggaatcctcctcatAGTAGGAGTAGAATTCCTCCCTTTCCTACTtctaggagggggaaaggcagggagagaaagagaaggaaaggggggcgccgccccccgccctctcctagtccaattcggacagggggaagggggagctctgcctgccctaggccggcccctatctctttcccttatggcccaacaaggcccattagcccccgggaggttccggtaaccccttcggtactccggtaaaatccggatttcacccggaactattccaatgtccaaatgtaggcttccaatatatcaatctttatgtcttgaccatttcaagactcctcgtcatgtctgtgatcacatctgggactccgaactaccttcggtacatcaaaacatataaactcataaaaccgatcgtcaccgaactttaagcgtgcggaccctacgggttcaagaactatatagacatgaccgagacacatctccggtcaataaccaatagcggaacctggatgctcatattggttcctacatattctacgaagatctttatcggtcaaacgcACAACACTAttcgttgttctctttgtcatcggtatgttacttgcccgagattcgatcgtcggtatccactacctagttcaatctcgttacaggcaagtctctttactcgttctgtaatacatcatcccgtaacgaactcattagttatcatgcttgcaagtcttgtagtgatgtgtattaccgagagggcccagagatacctttccgacaatcgaagtgtcaaatcctaatcttgatctatgccaactcaacaagtaccatcggagacacctgtagagcacctttataatcacccagttatgttgtgacgtttggtagcacacaaagtgttccttcggtattcgggagttgcataatctcatagtcataagaacatgtataagtcatcaagaaagcaatagcagtaaacaaacgatcaagtgctaagctaacggaatgggtcaagtcaatcacatcattctcctaatgatgttcccattgatcaaataacaactcatgtctatggttaggaaacttaaccatctttgatcaatgagctagtcaagtagaggcatactagtgacactatgtttgtctatgtattcacacatgtattattttccggttaatacaattctagcacgaataataaacatttatgatgatataagtaaataaataataactttattattgcctctagggcatatttccttcagtctcccacttgcactagagtcaataatctagatcacatcaccatgtgatttaacatcaatagttcacgtcaccatgtgattaacacccatagttcacatcatcatgtgaccaacacccaaagggtttactagagtcaataatctagttcacatctctatatgattaacacccaaagagtactaaggtgtgatcatgttttgcttgtgagagaagtttagtcaatgggtctgccatattcagatccgtatgtattttgcaaatttctatgtcaaaaatgctctgcacggagctactctagctaattgctcccactttcaatatgtatctagatcgagacttagagtcatccagatcagtgtcaaagcttgcatctacgtaactctttacgacgaaccttttgtcacctccataatctagaaacatatccttactccactaaggataattttgaccgct
Above is a genomic segment from Triticum urartu cultivar G1812 unplaced genomic scaffold, Tu2.1 TuUngrouped_contig_1960, whole genome shotgun sequence containing:
- the LOC125526814 gene encoding uncharacterized protein LOC125526814, whose translation is MAEDRSWMYTGRQSRKKFTPEWLEKTTEFVERAFRILPPRRQAVVLCPCARCEFRLYRSKDEIQLHLFKNGFAPGYTVWVYHGERRNPQPAKPSDDRPKENGDLNGKKDGAGGGEQASKSAQGTKKWACARGKPPKKDQLWARAAAQGEGGPATMAEDRSWMYTGRQSRDSITPEWVEKTTEFVERAFRGVPPERLGVGMLCPCARCRNRNRRPRTKYAMQLDLGRNGFMPGYTVWVHHGEGHNPQPAKPSDDHPEENLDGAGGGEQVSKPQGTKEWEMPLLEAYARSKLPKEDQIKWSYQKYLWEQEKTKQHQQQSAPKAKRLRTSGSSTAKPAEDEGRNVSVNVPEPELEDTATSTANPATTDNACGVQIPAGRNSV
- the LOC125526813 gene encoding E3 ubiquitin-protein ligase RSL1-like, whose translation is MLSDPDSYSPIHQKREPHVQKLRPTTTFPTSHLPTNPTSFHPRSPMASAAQELDVQDLRLQELIRGSMPDRPPSSSSSRVPPLSDDEIGRFHCAVCMEPKLVFDRFRATPACAHDFCVACVVAHIEARVADGAVPVPCPAAGAGCPGAMHPEACKKLLHMDVFDAWCVALCERAVGPARARCPYRYCGELVVLDAGCGAAVGEVPEEATCPGCSRAFCLLCEEPWDDRHDGGQGCALDRLAVGCSWMRCPSCRAMIDRIDGCKTMLCRCGSVFCYGCGSSRAEGMCRCYASRREDFIPLDAGFELVGAGPSAGLSSTLSKDAVM